In Leptospira selangorensis, the following are encoded in one genomic region:
- a CDS encoding ACP S-malonyltransferase: MAVANFLNEAKAQGNKLFLQFGGQGSPWLKELSKLYETDPSLKELFDTAFKALAEEVPSLRKDIISQGYDFESWIKNPESAPDENYLCSATVSIVGIFLTQTANYVSLVNKGFTTSELIANASGATGHSQGIIPAVLIALGKEGADFYKEYVKFLKFVLYLGYRAQELYGIFNPSEEVLKGNEEIGDKQPAPMVAVIGYSAAELSERVQKTNAELGLSGTKAIYVSLFNTPDSNIVSGNPEALLAFRKKFKAEMDEKKVKFVYLRTTAPFHCPIMDESEKTVPKDMERIGFSYKGSDLKIPVYSIFDGRNYQNEADISLPLFREVLIKALYWDKATTTFVKTPKLVGIDFGPSVVSQKLTQANLGTSENKIYSASSPKDIKVLLA, encoded by the coding sequence ATGGCAGTAGCAAACTTTTTGAACGAAGCAAAAGCTCAAGGCAATAAACTATTTTTGCAATTTGGGGGCCAGGGTTCTCCTTGGTTGAAGGAACTTTCTAAACTTTACGAAACAGATCCTTCTTTAAAAGAATTGTTTGATACGGCTTTCAAAGCTCTAGCGGAAGAAGTTCCTAGCTTAAGAAAAGATATCATCTCTCAAGGATATGATTTCGAATCCTGGATCAAAAATCCAGAATCCGCTCCGGACGAAAACTATCTCTGCAGCGCTACAGTTTCTATTGTAGGTATCTTCCTCACTCAAACAGCAAATTACGTCTCTTTAGTTAATAAAGGTTTCACCACTTCCGAGCTGATCGCAAACGCTTCTGGAGCAACCGGTCATAGCCAAGGGATCATTCCTGCGGTATTAATCGCATTAGGAAAAGAAGGCGCTGACTTCTACAAAGAATACGTTAAATTTTTGAAATTCGTTCTATATCTTGGATATAGAGCTCAGGAACTTTACGGAATTTTTAATCCTTCTGAAGAAGTTCTAAAAGGTAACGAAGAGATCGGAGATAAACAACCTGCTCCAATGGTTGCAGTCATCGGTTACAGTGCTGCTGAACTTTCCGAAAGAGTTCAGAAGACAAATGCAGAACTCGGACTCAGCGGAACTAAAGCAATTTATGTTTCTTTATTCAATACTCCTGATTCAAATATCGTTTCCGGAAATCCGGAAGCTCTTCTTGCTTTCCGCAAAAAGTTCAAAGCAGAGATGGATGAGAAAAAAGTAAAATTCGTCTACTTAAGAACTACTGCACCTTTCCATTGCCCTATTATGGACGAGTCTGAAAAGACTGTTCCAAAAGATATGGAAAGAATCGGATTCAGCTATAAAGGTTCCGATCTAAAGATCCCGGTCTATTCTATCTTTGATGGAAGAAACTACCAAAACGAAGCAGACATCAGCTTACCTTTATTCAGAGAAGTTTTGATCAAAGCTCTTTACTGGGACAAAGCGACCACTACTTTTGTGAAAACTCCTAAGTTAGTCGGTATCGATTTTGGACCGAGCGTTGTTTCTCAAAAATTAACCCAAGCAAACTTGGGAACTTCCGAGAACAAAATTTACAGCGCATCCAGCCCGAAAGACATCAAGGTACTTTTGGCTTAA
- a CDS encoding DUF2779 domain-containing protein has product MDSVPKLLRTSIRRLSFLFPETFRRKLLFDVLAPYREKELPLLGRSAFQTGQYCELQFWKFLKEPNHEFDISNQFISPKQKSLLKDIAGNLFPDAKHAGYKDSKTRSYLDSKQSVKGACVRTKFFDTRADFLIPNEEGWQAIIIKASSSAKRTHISELSFIRMVLEEAGYKVSSTQVWTVSSEYSYTGTEIDPNRLFHKKDCSKETLANLEATKEKAYNLLEVLEKDKIPSITFSKHCDHPRNCIHPESCYSDSPPGDLFTLREGKDLTLTLWNQGIRNLSEVEPDSEFTHRQKIQVEAVKTGKEHLDKDSLLAYLNQLKFPLYCLDFETINPPVPVYKDTHPFQHVPFLYSLHVIRKDLTEKPEEYTYIDDHDKDPRLGILESLSSQIKPGGTILAFNDSFEKRCLKESVQAYPKYKEWFQSIEPDFSDLAKPFWDYDYYHPAQEGTTSLKVVLPVLTGANYKELTINAGHIANSEFLRIKTENVSDQERVRVESDLIAYCKMDTYALILILRALAEKLNWSGKL; this is encoded by the coding sequence ATGGATTCGGTTCCTAAATTACTAAGAACCTCGATTCGGCGGTTGTCTTTTCTCTTTCCGGAAACATTCAGACGAAAACTTTTATTCGATGTTCTTGCTCCTTATAGAGAAAAAGAACTTCCTCTTTTAGGAAGATCCGCTTTCCAAACGGGCCAGTATTGTGAATTACAATTTTGGAAATTTCTAAAAGAGCCGAATCATGAATTCGACATTTCCAATCAGTTCATTTCTCCCAAACAAAAATCCTTACTCAAAGATATCGCAGGTAATCTTTTCCCGGATGCAAAACATGCAGGATATAAAGATTCCAAAACCAGATCTTATCTAGATTCAAAACAATCAGTCAAAGGTGCTTGTGTTAGAACAAAATTTTTCGACACAAGAGCGGACTTTCTAATTCCTAATGAAGAAGGTTGGCAGGCAATTATCATCAAGGCATCTTCCTCTGCTAAAAGAACTCATATTTCCGAACTTTCTTTTATAAGAATGGTTTTGGAAGAAGCAGGATATAAGGTAAGTTCTACCCAAGTATGGACTGTAAGTTCCGAATATTCTTATACAGGAACCGAAATAGATCCGAATCGACTATTTCACAAAAAGGATTGCAGCAAAGAAACTTTGGCAAACCTGGAAGCCACCAAAGAAAAAGCATACAATCTATTAGAAGTATTAGAAAAAGATAAAATTCCTTCTATCACCTTTTCCAAACATTGCGATCATCCCAGAAATTGTATCCATCCGGAATCCTGTTATTCAGATTCGCCTCCAGGAGATCTATTTACTCTGAGAGAAGGAAAAGACCTCACTCTAACTCTTTGGAACCAAGGAATCCGAAATTTATCCGAAGTAGAACCGGATTCTGAATTCACTCATCGCCAAAAAATACAAGTAGAAGCCGTAAAAACTGGAAAAGAACATTTAGATAAAGATTCACTTTTAGCTTATCTAAATCAGTTAAAGTTTCCTTTATATTGTTTGGATTTTGAAACGATCAATCCGCCTGTTCCTGTATATAAAGATACTCATCCTTTCCAACATGTCCCTTTTCTATATTCTTTGCATGTGATCCGAAAAGATCTGACAGAAAAACCGGAAGAATATACCTATATAGACGATCACGATAAGGACCCGAGACTTGGTATCTTAGAATCACTTTCTTCCCAGATCAAACCGGGAGGGACCATTCTCGCATTCAATGATAGTTTCGAAAAACGTTGTTTAAAAGAATCGGTCCAAGCTTATCCAAAATATAAGGAATGGTTCCAATCCATAGAACCTGATTTTTCGGATCTAGCAAAACCGTTTTGGGATTACGATTATTATCATCCCGCCCAAGAAGGAACCACTTCTTTAAAGGTTGTTCTTCCTGTCCTTACCGGCGCAAATTACAAAGAACTTACGATCAACGCGGGGCATATCGCTAACTCCGAATTTTTAAGGATTAAAACTGAGAATGTCTCGGACCAAGAAAGAGTGAGAGTAGAGTCCGACCTGATTGCTTATTGCAAGATGGACACCTACGCTTTAATCCTAATCCTTAGGGCTTTAGCGGAGAAGTTAAACTGGTCCGGAAAATTATAA
- a CDS encoding argininosuccinate synthase: MAAQKNIKKIVLAYSGGLDTSVILTWLKETYGCEVVAFTADVGQKEELTGLEEKGIKTGASKVYIEDLRLEFARDFIYPAIQGNAIYEMRYLLGTSLARPLIAKAMAEVGKKEGADAFAHGATGKGNDQVRFELAFKSLAPEKEIIAPWRTWSFGGRADLIEYAKSKGIPVPVTASKPYSMDRNLMHISYEGGILEDPYREPNEDMFLLTVSPEKAPDSPEYVELDFVEGNCVAVNGKKMDPYEVVDTLNTIGGKHGIGRVDIVENRLVGIKSRGVYETPGGTILFHAHRDLESITIDRDTQHHKDKLSAEFAELIYNGHWFSSRMAAVRAFISETQRFVTGTVKVKLYKGNCIIVGRKSSVSLYNPEMATFEKEELYNQKDAEGFINLYGLPAKEAARLRKK, encoded by the coding sequence ATGGCGGCTCAAAAGAACATAAAGAAAATCGTATTAGCATATTCAGGCGGATTGGACACATCCGTAATTCTCACCTGGCTTAAGGAAACCTACGGTTGTGAAGTGGTAGCATTTACCGCTGACGTAGGCCAAAAAGAAGAGCTCACAGGCCTGGAAGAAAAAGGTATTAAGACCGGAGCCTCCAAAGTTTATATAGAAGATCTTCGTTTAGAATTCGCAAGGGACTTTATCTATCCTGCAATCCAAGGAAACGCGATCTACGAGATGAGATATTTGCTCGGAACTTCTTTAGCAAGACCATTGATCGCAAAAGCAATGGCAGAAGTCGGCAAAAAAGAAGGAGCAGATGCATTCGCTCACGGGGCCACAGGAAAAGGAAACGACCAAGTTCGTTTCGAATTAGCATTCAAATCATTAGCTCCCGAAAAAGAAATCATAGCTCCTTGGAGGACCTGGTCCTTCGGAGGAAGAGCCGACCTAATAGAATATGCAAAATCAAAAGGTATCCCGGTACCTGTAACCGCTTCCAAACCATATTCTATGGACAGGAACCTGATGCATATTTCTTACGAAGGTGGAATATTAGAAGATCCTTATAGAGAACCGAATGAGGATATGTTCCTTCTTACCGTTTCTCCGGAGAAGGCGCCGGATTCTCCCGAATACGTAGAACTCGACTTCGTTGAGGGAAATTGTGTAGCGGTGAATGGTAAAAAAATGGATCCTTATGAAGTAGTAGACACTCTAAATACGATCGGTGGAAAACACGGAATTGGAAGAGTGGACATCGTAGAAAACAGACTAGTAGGAATCAAATCCAGAGGAGTATACGAAACTCCAGGTGGAACTATTCTGTTCCACGCACATAGAGACTTGGAATCCATCACCATAGACAGAGACACACAACATCATAAAGATAAATTATCCGCAGAATTTGCAGAGTTAATCTATAATGGACATTGGTTCTCTTCCAGAATGGCTGCAGTTAGAGCATTCATTTCTGAAACTCAAAGATTCGTGACCGGAACCGTAAAAGTGAAATTATATAAAGGAAACTGCATAATCGTAGGAAGAAAATCCTCCGTTTCACTTTACAATCCGGAAATGGCAACTTTCGAAAAAGAAGAGTTATACAACCAGAAAGATGCGGAAGGTTTTATCAACCTTTACGGATTACCTGCAAAAGAAGCTGCAAGGCTGAGAAAAAAATGA
- the coaD gene encoding pantetheine-phosphate adenylyltransferase: MTRIAVYPGSFDPLTRGHLDILHRSVGLFDKVIIGVAVNSNKSLLFSIEERIEFIREATKGWENLEIDTFEGLTVDYCKKRGAKSIIRGLRAVTDFDYEYAISLMNRKLAPDVETIFLMSSNDYSFVSSTIVKEVARHGRDVSAQVPDHVSKALLKKLYHK; the protein is encoded by the coding sequence ATGACAAGAATTGCTGTTTATCCTGGCTCCTTCGATCCTTTAACTAGAGGGCATTTGGACATTCTCCACAGGTCCGTAGGTCTATTCGACAAAGTGATCATCGGTGTCGCGGTAAACTCCAATAAAAGTCTCCTTTTTTCCATCGAAGAAAGAATAGAATTCATCAGAGAAGCAACCAAGGGTTGGGAAAATCTGGAAATAGACACTTTCGAAGGACTGACAGTGGACTATTGTAAAAAGAGAGGAGCTAAAAGTATCATCAGAGGACTTAGAGCAGTCACTGATTTTGATTACGAATATGCAATTTCTCTAATGAATAGGAAACTTGCTCCGGATGTGGAGACAATCTTTCTGATGTCCTCAAACGACTATTCTTTCGTATCTTCTACAATCGTAAAAGAAGTGGCAAGACATGGAAGGGATGTATCCGCCCAGGTCCCGGATCACGTCAGCAAAGCATTACTTAAAAAATTATACCACAAGTAA
- a CDS encoding nucleoside-diphosphate kinase, giving the protein MARTFIMIKPDGVKNKHVGDILQRIEKEGFKILGLKYLKLSLEDAKQFYKVHSARPFYNDLCSYMSSGPIVAAALERDNAVQHWRDVIGATDPKEAAAGTIRALFAESKEANAVHGSDSDDNAALEISFFFKGNELF; this is encoded by the coding sequence ATGGCTAGAACATTTATCATGATCAAACCCGACGGAGTGAAAAACAAACATGTCGGCGATATCCTACAAAGAATCGAAAAAGAAGGATTCAAAATTTTAGGACTTAAATATCTTAAACTTTCCCTGGAAGATGCAAAACAATTCTATAAAGTGCATTCCGCTCGCCCTTTCTATAATGACCTTTGTAGCTATATGTCTTCCGGCCCGATCGTTGCAGCTGCTTTAGAAAGAGACAATGCAGTTCAACATTGGAGAGATGTGATCGGAGCTACCGATCCGAAAGAAGCTGCTGCAGGCACTATCAGAGCTCTATTTGCGGAAAGCAAAGAAGCAAACGCAGTGCACGGTTCCGATTCTGATGATAACGCTGCATTAGAGATTAGCTTCTTCTTCAAAGGAAACGAACTGTTCTAA
- a CDS encoding nitrate reductase, with protein MNTENGFRSTCSYCGVGCGVLIQKESETSFTVQGDPDHPANKGMLCSKGMNLHHTVLDKSDRLLHPMVRNPKTGELQKTDWDSALGEIASRFKNLIKEHGPDSVGFYVSGQLLTEEYYVVNKLTKGFLNTNNIDTNSRLCMSSAVVGYKMSLGEDSVPISYDDIEIADCFLIAGANPAWCHPILFRRIEARKNSDPNVKIIVVDPRKTESCENADLHLQIIPGTDILLFNAIARSLIETNSLDPNFIKSHTEGFEELKEKVFSISMKEYADSCGVSENSIREAASLISDSKGFLTLWAMGLNQSVVGVNKNLALINLNLITGKIGKPGSGPFSLTGQPNAMGGREVGGLCNLLPAHRNLADENHRKEVADFWGVESIRDKPGYSATEMFENLKNGKMKAIWIICTNPTVSLPDARTVEAGLRNAELVVVQDISNRHESIPFAHYVLPAAGWTEKQGTMTNSDRRITYLPKIFNPPGDAKADTWILTEFAEKMGFGPSFNYKNEEEVFLEHCLLTKGTNLDIGGLDYSILQDRRSVQWPFPSKDHEGTPRLFSDGRFYRPGGKAKIHSVEPEDNSEKTNENFPLILTTGRIRDQWHTMTRTGKVRKLKEHKREPYLEIHPIDAKERDIIESQIVEVKNERGSVRVRATITESIRQGTVFLPMHWGRKNGNDEARANNLTSSKFDPFSKQPGFKISAVEVLPYKKPKEKILIIGGGNGTIAFLRKFRAISPEDEITVLCKEEHPFYNRILLPDLISGEKQFSQLSAVSEEEIESWNIEVKSSISVSEILPEGKKVRDSQGNLYSYNKLIIATGSRPSIPKYIPEKMLGVFSLRSKNDADRIKGFFVPNTHALIVGGGLLGLELAAALRSLHVNVTVLVRTDRLMSKQLDEISGEILRKEVEARGIQILFDTEISKVYGTERLESIKFRDGSSIRPDGIVFAVGTVPNLELAKEAGINCKSGILVNDFLQSSDPDIYAIGEVAEHSTGMYGTVAATEEQAEFAAWHMYGYKIGSYSGSMHSNLLKIPGLELVSLRLPDVPMDEAGPEYEEIVFFDKRKGRYKKCIIKGDRLVGAILVGDKSEFSEFKAMISSGIELGDKRDKLLTGSSPLKPPIGALVCSCNGVGKGNIEEEIRNGVCDLKTISEKTGAGTGCGSCKPEIMKILRESGAVAPA; from the coding sequence GTGAATACAGAAAATGGATTTCGAAGTACCTGTTCCTATTGTGGGGTCGGATGCGGTGTATTGATTCAAAAAGAGAGTGAGACTAGTTTTACGGTCCAAGGAGATCCGGATCATCCTGCGAATAAAGGAATGCTCTGCTCAAAAGGGATGAATCTGCATCACACCGTTTTGGATAAAAGCGACAGGCTTTTACATCCAATGGTAAGAAATCCTAAAACAGGAGAATTACAAAAGACCGATTGGGATTCTGCGTTAGGGGAGATCGCTTCTCGTTTTAAAAATCTGATCAAAGAACACGGACCTGATTCGGTAGGATTTTATGTTTCCGGACAATTATTAACGGAAGAATATTATGTGGTGAATAAACTCACCAAAGGTTTTTTGAATACAAATAATATAGATACTAACTCCAGACTATGTATGAGTTCTGCAGTTGTAGGTTATAAGATGTCCCTGGGTGAGGACAGTGTTCCTATCTCTTATGACGATATAGAAATTGCAGATTGTTTTTTGATAGCAGGTGCAAATCCGGCTTGGTGTCATCCGATTCTTTTTAGAAGAATAGAAGCCAGAAAAAATTCGGACCCGAATGTTAAGATTATCGTTGTCGATCCAAGAAAAACCGAGAGTTGTGAGAACGCGGACTTACATCTTCAAATTATCCCGGGAACTGATATATTATTATTCAATGCAATTGCAAGAAGCCTGATAGAGACCAATTCTTTAGATCCCAATTTTATCAAATCACATACGGAAGGTTTCGAAGAGCTGAAAGAAAAAGTTTTTTCTATCAGTATGAAAGAATATGCGGACTCTTGCGGAGTTTCAGAAAATTCGATCCGAGAAGCGGCGAGTTTAATCTCTGATTCAAAAGGATTTTTAACTCTTTGGGCAATGGGCCTGAACCAAAGTGTAGTTGGAGTGAATAAAAATTTAGCATTAATCAATTTGAATCTGATCACGGGTAAGATAGGCAAACCTGGGTCCGGTCCATTTTCCTTAACGGGACAACCGAATGCTATGGGAGGAAGAGAAGTAGGCGGGCTATGTAATCTTCTTCCTGCTCACAGAAATCTTGCAGATGAAAATCATAGAAAGGAAGTAGCGGATTTTTGGGGAGTGGAATCTATTCGGGACAAGCCGGGTTATTCTGCCACAGAGATGTTCGAAAATCTCAAAAACGGAAAGATGAAAGCTATCTGGATTATTTGTACAAATCCAACGGTAAGTCTTCCGGATGCAAGAACGGTGGAGGCGGGACTTAGGAATGCTGAGTTAGTAGTTGTCCAAGATATTTCAAATCGTCATGAGTCCATTCCATTTGCTCATTATGTGCTGCCTGCTGCAGGTTGGACAGAAAAGCAAGGTACCATGACAAACTCAGATAGAAGAATAACGTATCTACCTAAAATTTTCAATCCTCCTGGAGATGCAAAGGCAGACACTTGGATACTAACAGAGTTTGCAGAGAAGATGGGATTTGGTCCTTCTTTCAATTATAAAAATGAGGAAGAAGTTTTCCTAGAACATTGTCTTCTTACTAAAGGTACAAATCTGGATATCGGAGGTTTGGATTATTCTATCTTACAAGATAGAAGATCCGTGCAATGGCCTTTCCCTTCCAAGGATCATGAGGGAACTCCAAGATTATTTTCCGATGGAAGGTTTTATCGTCCTGGCGGAAAGGCAAAAATACATTCGGTAGAACCGGAAGATAATTCAGAAAAAACGAATGAGAACTTTCCTTTAATTCTTACCACCGGAAGGATCAGGGACCAATGGCATACAATGACCCGCACCGGAAAGGTGAGAAAACTCAAAGAACATAAGAGAGAACCTTATCTTGAGATCCATCCGATTGACGCGAAAGAAAGAGACATTATAGAATCGCAGATTGTAGAAGTCAAAAACGAAAGAGGAAGTGTTAGAGTTAGGGCTACTATTACCGAAAGTATCCGACAAGGTACCGTATTCTTACCTATGCATTGGGGAAGAAAAAATGGAAACGATGAGGCAAGAGCGAATAATCTTACAAGTTCAAAGTTTGATCCGTTTTCCAAACAACCAGGTTTTAAAATTTCGGCAGTAGAAGTTCTTCCTTACAAAAAACCTAAGGAAAAAATACTGATTATAGGTGGAGGCAACGGAACTATTGCTTTCCTGAGAAAGTTCAGAGCGATCTCTCCCGAGGATGAGATCACAGTATTATGTAAGGAAGAACATCCATTTTATAACAGAATTCTACTGCCGGATCTGATCAGCGGAGAAAAACAATTTTCTCAATTATCTGCGGTCAGCGAAGAAGAGATCGAATCCTGGAATATTGAGGTTAAATCATCTATTTCCGTCTCGGAAATACTTCCGGAAGGGAAGAAGGTCAGAGATTCCCAAGGTAATTTATATTCTTATAATAAACTGATAATTGCAACCGGCAGTAGACCTTCTATCCCCAAGTATATTCCAGAGAAGATGTTGGGCGTTTTTAGCCTTCGTTCCAAAAACGACGCAGATCGGATCAAAGGGTTTTTTGTCCCCAATACCCATGCGTTGATCGTAGGCGGAGGTTTGCTCGGTTTAGAACTTGCTGCTGCATTAAGATCTTTGCATGTAAATGTGACTGTTCTTGTGAGAACGGATCGATTGATGTCCAAACAATTGGATGAGATATCAGGAGAAATTTTAAGGAAAGAAGTAGAAGCCAGAGGGATCCAGATCTTATTCGATACCGAAATTTCAAAAGTGTACGGAACTGAAAGACTGGAAAGTATTAAGTTCAGAGACGGCTCTAGCATACGCCCGGATGGGATTGTATTCGCAGTAGGAACGGTCCCGAATTTGGAATTAGCAAAAGAAGCAGGGATCAATTGTAAGTCTGGAATTTTAGTGAATGATTTCTTACAATCCAGCGATCCGGATATTTACGCAATAGGAGAAGTCGCTGAACATTCTACTGGAATGTATGGAACCGTTGCCGCCACGGAAGAGCAGGCTGAGTTCGCAGCTTGGCATATGTACGGATACAAGATTGGTTCTTATTCAGGATCAATGCATTCAAATCTTCTTAAAATCCCCGGCTTAGAATTGGTGTCATTGAGATTGCCTGATGTTCCGATGGACGAGGCAGGTCCAGAATACGAAGAGATCGTATTCTTCGATAAAAGAAAGGGCCGCTATAAAAAATGTATTATCAAAGGAGATCGTTTAGTAGGAGCGATCTTGGTTGGGGACAAGTCGGAGTTTTCAGAATTTAAGGCGATGATCTCTTCCGGTATTGAGCTCGGAGATAAGAGAGATAAACTTTTGACCGGATCTTCTCCGCTTAAACCTCCAATAGGTGCATTGGTCTGTTCTTGTAATGGAGTAGGAAAAGGTAATATAGAAGAAGAGATCCGAAATGGTGTATGTGATCTTAAAACTATATCTGAAAAGACAGGAGCGGGAACTGGTTGTGGAAGTTGTAAACCTGAGATAATGAAAATTTTAAGAGAGTCCGGAGCGGTCGCCCCGGCTTAA
- a CDS encoding nitrate/nitrite transporter: MKKFREFLSLGHFPSLVSSFLYFDFSFMVWMLLAALGVFISEEFKLGPAQKGMLVSVPLLGGTLLRIPMGLLSDRYGSKIVGLCGMGVTMLTLLLGWKFAHTLPEVVLVGLLLGTAGASFAVALPLASRWYPKEYQGLVMGIAGAGNSGSVIATFFAPDLARNFGWHAVFGLALIPLAFAFVFFLFFAKDCPGTISKKPLKQYLVPIKSRDALFFCLLYSVTFGGFVGIASFLPIFFHDQYGVDKVTTGFYTSYCILGASLVRPIGGYLSDKFGGVTVLLGVFAGVASCLIAVSWLPSVGIILPTFITLMIFLGLGNGSVFQLVPLRFSKEIGIITGFIGAFGGLGGFFVPNLLGSLKAISGTFSVGFVVLSVVVALSAFLLFLMNTYVWEKNRKNESLELESA; the protein is encoded by the coding sequence ATGAAAAAATTTCGTGAATTTCTATCCTTAGGTCACTTTCCATCGCTCGTGAGCTCCTTTCTATACTTTGACTTCAGCTTCATGGTATGGATGCTGCTTGCCGCTTTAGGCGTCTTTATTTCAGAAGAATTCAAATTAGGCCCTGCTCAAAAAGGGATGTTGGTCTCTGTTCCTTTATTAGGAGGAACATTATTAAGGATCCCTATGGGTCTACTTTCAGATCGTTATGGATCTAAGATTGTGGGTCTTTGCGGAATGGGCGTCACAATGCTCACGCTACTACTTGGCTGGAAATTCGCTCATACTCTTCCTGAAGTGGTCCTTGTAGGATTATTATTAGGAACCGCAGGAGCAAGCTTTGCAGTTGCTCTTCCTTTAGCTAGTAGATGGTATCCTAAAGAATACCAGGGTTTAGTAATGGGAATCGCAGGCGCTGGAAACAGCGGATCTGTGATCGCTACATTCTTCGCTCCTGATCTTGCAAGAAACTTCGGATGGCATGCAGTTTTCGGTCTTGCTCTTATTCCTTTAGCTTTTGCTTTCGTATTCTTCTTATTCTTTGCAAAAGATTGTCCGGGAACAATTTCCAAAAAACCTTTAAAACAATATTTGGTACCTATCAAATCCAGAGACGCTTTATTCTTCTGTTTGCTGTATAGCGTAACGTTCGGTGGATTCGTAGGTATAGCAAGCTTCCTTCCTATCTTCTTCCATGACCAATATGGTGTGGATAAAGTCACCACAGGGTTTTATACATCTTATTGTATCTTAGGTGCAAGTTTAGTTCGCCCTATCGGTGGATATCTTTCCGACAAATTTGGCGGAGTAACGGTTTTACTTGGAGTATTCGCTGGAGTTGCTTCTTGTCTAATCGCGGTCTCTTGGTTGCCTTCCGTAGGGATCATCCTTCCTACATTCATCACTTTAATGATCTTCTTAGGTTTAGGGAATGGTTCCGTATTCCAACTCGTTCCTCTTAGATTCAGCAAAGAGATCGGGATCATCACTGGATTTATAGGTGCGTTCGGAGGTTTGGGAGGATTTTTCGTTCCGAATCTATTAGGAAGTTTGAAAGCGATTTCCGGAACCTTCTCCGTCGGATTCGTAGTGTTGTCCGTAGTAGTAGCGTTATCCGCCTTCCTTCTATTCCTGATGAACACTTATGTTTGGGAAAAAAATAGAAAAAACGAATCCTTAGAATTGGAGTCGGCTTAA